TCTGCGGTTTATGAATTTGAAATAGCATCAATCCCTCATCCGCACTAAAGGATGAGATTATCTCATAATCAAGATCATTCAGAGCCGTTTTGATCTGAATGTGATTATCTTCCATATCATCTATTATCAATACTCTATTTTCGCTCATGTTTCCTCACATATTCCTGCTCTCTTATGAGACTTTTTTATCCAATCCATTTTTAATGTCAATAATAAATTCTCAGCTCTCCCCCATTTCACATCACAAATTCAGCTTATAAAATATGAATGATAAATCAATTATCATGCACGTTTTCACTCCCAGAATCGTTATACTCTCATTTCCCTTCATTATCACTCAGTTCACAATGTTAACCCTGTTTACTATCTTCACAAATCCTGATTATTCTTTCTCTTCAATCCTTTTCTGTTTCTCCCTGGCTTCACCCCTTCATTTAATTTTACATTCTTGTCCGCCTAGGTGGATTACATTATCTTATATTAAATCGCACCTTCGCCCCCTCTCATCTTCTCATCTTCGTTTTTCCCCAGCTCTGATTACATTACACATTTAATTTTACATTTTACATTTTCAATTTTCAATTATTCCTCTCCCTCACCCATTCTCACCATCTCCACACCTTTCTAACTATCCCTTCTCAAAAATATTATCTGTTTCACTTTGAGAAACCTTAATTATTTTCTTTAGAAGTAAAATTTGCTGGGATTATTTTTTATTCGAAGGATGTTATTAAGAAGTTATCGGGAAGTAATCCGGTTAGGTAATAAGAAATATTTTTAGGACAATTCATAGAAATAGCTGAGCATAAGAAATAAATCTTGACATATATAAATACTGCGTAAGAAGTTGGACAGAGTTTATAGAAACCATATAAAATAAAAAATATGTGTTACAATTAAGGAGAATGTATGGATCAAGCAAATAACCTGTTTGAGATGAAATTGAACGAATTGCAGGCAGTTGCCAAAGAGATGGAAATCGCCAGCACCGGAATGAAAAAGACCGATCTGATTCACAAGATATTCGAGATGAAAGCAATGCAGGAAGGTCTTGCATTTGTTATCGGAGTATTGGAAATAGTCGATGATGGTTATGGTTTTCTGCGTTTTGTAGAAAATAGTTACACCCCGGGACGTAATGACATTTATGTGTCAAACAGCCAGATCAAGAAATTTGGCTTGAAGAAAGGTCACGTGGTTTCAGGACCAGTACGCGCACCTAAGGAAGAAGAAAAGTATTTTGCCCTGATCAGAGTGGACTCTGTTAATTATGAGAATCCCATGTCAGCCCGTGAAGCCAAAAGCTTTGACCGGCTAACGCCTTATTTCCCTGAAGAAATATTGGATTTGGAATCTGACCCCAAGGATCTTTCCACCCGTATCATCAATTTATTTACTCCAATCGGAAAAGGTCAGCGTGGACTTATCGTTGCTGCTCCCAGAACAGGAAAAACCGTTTTGATGCAAAAAATGGCAAATGCCATTTTAACTAATCACAAGGAAGTTTATGTAATTGTATTACTGGTGGATGAGCGCCCTGAGGAAGTAACTGAAATGAAACGTAATATCATTCCAGAGAATTCAGAAGTGGTTTCCAGTACTTTTGATGAAACCCCGCGTAATCATATTCAGGTGGCAGAAATGACCATTGCCAAGGCAAAACGCATGGTTGAGCTTGGTGGTGATGTGGTTATCATGCTTGATAGTATCACCCGTCTTGCCAGGGCTTATAATATGGCTACCCCATCCAGTGGAAAGGTGCTTTCCGGTGGTTTGGATTCCAATAGTATCCATCGTCCCAAGAAATTCTTCGGAGCAGCCAGAAACGCTCTGGAAAAAGGCAGCCTCACAATTATCGCAACTGCACTGGTAGATACCGGCAGCCGCATGGATCAGGTCATCTTTGAAGAATTCAAAGGAACCGGTAATATGGAGCTGGTGCTTGACCGCACGATAAGTGATCTTCGTCTTTATCCAGCAGTTGATCTTATCCGTAGTGGAACCCGTAAGGAAGAATTATTGCTAAGTGAAGAAACCCGTAACCGGATGTTCGTCCTGCGCAAATTCCTCAAAACCATGAGTCCTATTCAGGGAATAGAAATGCTTCAAAGCAAAATGAGTGTTACTGAAAATAATAAAGAATTCCTTAACTCCATGAGCCGTTAATAGACCTATAGATCAAATGGAATTACTATCCCCCGCCGGAGATATCCATAAATTGCAATATGCTTTGGCATACGGGGCAGATGCTGTGTATGCTTCAGGCAAGAATTTTGGTTTGCGGAGTCACAGCCGTAATTTTGACCGCAGTGAACTATCCCAGGCAGTGCAGACGGTTCATGCCGCAGGCAAAAAGATTTATATCACAGTCAATATCTATGCCCACAATAAAGAAATAGCTAATCTGGAAGAATATCTGCGATTCCTTGCTGAACTGCAGGTGGATGCCCTTATCATCAGCGATCCGGGTGTTATGATGCAGGCTCGGATCCATGCCCCGCAAATACCAGTACATATCAGCACTCAGGCAAATGTAACCTCCTGGAGTGCCGTAAAATTCTGGCAGCAGGCTGGAGCAAAAAGGATCATCCTGGCACGCGAACTGGGTATCGATGAAATCTCTGAGATCAAGCAGCGCGTTCCTGAGATGGAGCTTGAGATGTTCGTGCATGGTGCCATGTGCATGAGTTATTCCGGACGCTGCCTCTTGAGTGCCTATCTAAATGGCAGACATGCTAATCTGGGAGATTGCAGTCAACCCTGCCGCTGGGAATATTATCTGAAAGAAAAAAGCCGTCCAAATGAAGAATTCACTATCGAAGAAGACCAATATGGTAGCTATATCTTAAATTCCCGTGACCTTTGCCTCATAGACAGGATGACCGAAATTGCCCAGGCCGGGGTGGATTCCATCAAGATCGAAGGCAGGATGAAAAGCCTTTATTACGTGGCCAATGTTACCCGCATCTATCGGGAAGCCGTGAGGGCTGTGCAGCAGAACAAAGCTATTGACCCTGAACTGCGCCATGAACTGGAAAAAGTGAGTCACCGTGTTTATAGTGAAGGCTTTTTTGAGGGATTGAACAGCATGGAAAAACAGTATTATGATTCATCGGCATATATCAGAAATTATCAGTTTCTGGGTGAAATAACTGAGCATGAGAAGAACTGGATATCAGTTAACGTGAAATCAAAATTCAGCTCCGGTGAAGAGATCGAGCTGGTGTTTCCTGACCGCAGTCAGGATAGAAAAATGTTAGTAACAAATATGATAAATGAAGAATCTGAGCAAATTTTCTTTACAAAACCCAACACTGTAGTAAAGATTGAGATTGAGGGTAAATGCCCTGCACAGGGGATATTAAGGAAAAAGATTGAAAAGAAATAAACCCAGGAGTTAGTATGTCACGAAAGGTTTTGCTTCTATTAGCTTTGATATTTTTAAGTCTAACCCTGTGGGGTGAATCCCGCATGGAAAAGCTCTATAATCAGGCAATTTCACGTATCCGGGAAGATGATTATGTGAAAGGATTTCAAGAGATCATCAAAGAAGATAAAGATGGTAAATATGGAAATCTTGCCCGGTTTGAACTGGCAAAATATTTTCTGCTGCGTCGAGATTATGAGGAAGCAGATAAATACCTGAAAAACTGCTCCAAGAAATATGTCCCGGATCGTGATTACTGGATGGGTCAAAACCTCTTTGGCTGGGGAAAATATGATAAAGCTATTATGATATTTGATGATTATATCATCAATTCAGATAATTATAATAATATTGAAACCAGTTACTTGTATATTTCCGAAGCTTATATTCGCATGCTGGAATACTATAAAGCGCTTAATACTCTGGATGAATTAACCAAAGGTCGCTATCTGAGACAGCAAAAAGCTCTGGTATTTTATAAAACCGGTAGTACTCAGGAG
The window above is part of the Candidatus Stygibacter australis genome. Proteins encoded here:
- a CDS encoding U32 family peptidase C-terminal domain-containing protein; this translates as MELLSPAGDIHKLQYALAYGADAVYASGKNFGLRSHSRNFDRSELSQAVQTVHAAGKKIYITVNIYAHNKEIANLEEYLRFLAELQVDALIISDPGVMMQARIHAPQIPVHISTQANVTSWSAVKFWQQAGAKRIILARELGIDEISEIKQRVPEMELEMFVHGAMCMSYSGRCLLSAYLNGRHANLGDCSQPCRWEYYLKEKSRPNEEFTIEEDQYGSYILNSRDLCLIDRMTEIAQAGVDSIKIEGRMKSLYYVANVTRIYREAVRAVQQNKAIDPELRHELEKVSHRVYSEGFFEGLNSMEKQYYDSSAYIRNYQFLGEITEHEKNWISVNVKSKFSSGEEIELVFPDRSQDRKMLVTNMINEESEQIFFTKPNTVVKIEIEGKCPAQGILRKKIEKK
- the rho gene encoding transcription termination factor Rho is translated as MDQANNLFEMKLNELQAVAKEMEIASTGMKKTDLIHKIFEMKAMQEGLAFVIGVLEIVDDGYGFLRFVENSYTPGRNDIYVSNSQIKKFGLKKGHVVSGPVRAPKEEEKYFALIRVDSVNYENPMSAREAKSFDRLTPYFPEEILDLESDPKDLSTRIINLFTPIGKGQRGLIVAAPRTGKTVLMQKMANAILTNHKEVYVIVLLVDERPEEVTEMKRNIIPENSEVVSSTFDETPRNHIQVAEMTIAKAKRMVELGGDVVIMLDSITRLARAYNMATPSSGKVLSGGLDSNSIHRPKKFFGAARNALEKGSLTIIATALVDTGSRMDQVIFEEFKGTGNMELVLDRTISDLRLYPAVDLIRSGTRKEELLLSEETRNRMFVLRKFLKTMSPIQGIEMLQSKMSVTENNKEFLNSMSR
- a CDS encoding SPOR domain-containing protein — protein: MSRKVLLLLALIFLSLTLWGESRMEKLYNQAISRIREDDYVKGFQEIIKEDKDGKYGNLARFELAKYFLLRRDYEEADKYLKNCSKKYVPDRDYWMGQNLFGWGKYDKAIMIFDDYIINSDNYNNIETSYLYISEAYIRMLEYYKALNTLDELTKGRYLRQQKALVFYKTGSTQEKVGNYQAAMEMYDKMKIEFPYHPLTFNATDRINDITSQGLAEVESMPPVESEPEPEPEMAKAEMPKPLPEPKPEPKPEPKPEPEPEPKFKGMFLQVGAFIKDYNLTRRVALLESMSYNVNLDPVNTRQGMLYKVLVGPFKTESDLLKAQKKLRSQGLECFKTVR